The following proteins come from a genomic window of Candidatus Poribacteria bacterium:
- a CDS encoding metal-dependent phosphohydrolase: protein MSKTNIIDEIFEAFQNYGEQLYEGGEQVTQQQHALQTAHAAEKDGGSDTLIAAAILHDYGHLVHDLPQEVVARGIDDKHEELVAALLEPYFVSAVTEPARLHVPAKRYLCAVEPSYFNKLSPVSIRSLERQGGPLTEAEVKAFEALPHYVDAVRLRRYDEMGKDPDAATPDLAYYRPYLETGLKK, encoded by the coding sequence ATGAGTAAAACGAATATTATTGACGAGATCTTTGAAGCATTTCAGAACTACGGAGAGCAACTCTACGAAGGCGGGGAACAGGTCACACAACAACAGCACGCCCTGCAGACCGCTCACGCTGCCGAGAAGGATGGTGGTAGTGATACGTTGATAGCAGCCGCTATCCTACACGATTATGGGCATCTGGTTCATGATTTACCCCAAGAGGTTGTGGCGCGAGGAATAGATGATAAACATGAAGAACTTGTCGCCGCGCTTCTAGAGCCATATTTTGTCTCGGCGGTTACGGAGCCTGCGCGACTCCATGTGCCTGCGAAACGCTATCTCTGTGCAGTAGAACCGAGCTATTTTAACAAGCTGTCCCCCGTGTCCATTCGGAGTTTGGAACGGCAGGGTGGACCATTGACTGAAGCCGAGGTAAAAGCATTTGAAGCCCTACCTCACTATGTTGATGCAGTGCGGTTACGTCGCTATGATGAGATGGGTAAAGATCCTGATGCGGCAACACCCGATCTCGCGTATTACCGTCCCTATCTGGAGACTGGGCTAAAGAAATAA